Below is a genomic region from Pleuronectes platessa chromosome 2, fPlePla1.1, whole genome shotgun sequence.
cacacacagtacacctGTATGCACTGGCTTCTGCTGGATGCATGTGTGAGTGCTTCTTCTCAATAAAGGAGAAGTGATAAACTGTGACTGCAATGTACGATGACTATGTTGCTGATTAGGATGTGTTTGGCATGTTGGTAAGGAATACATGAGTGTTCATTTTACTTGACTGACACTACAGCATCTTGCATCAGTTATGTTAACTAAACCAGGACAAAGGACTTTTAATGTTTTGCAAAGTGGACTGAGTATAAAGGCAAGAGGTGGAGGTAAATTATCATTATAACTGCTTTTTCAATAAAGGATGTGATAAACCATGTTGAGCCAAATGTTTGAGTCCTTTTCTAATGTGAATCTCGTATTGTTTTAGTAAACCACAAAGGGTTGCCTGACCGAGAACCTAATCCAGGCAACCCTGAGTCTGGACCAGCAGACGACCAGGGAGGATGGTACCACTCATGGACGCTTCATAAATTTAAATCAATACAAGCAGcagtagaaaaaaaatatttcaggtGCTTCTTATAAGTGAGGAGAACTGTGGGCATTGGTCCTGGTTTACCACTAGATGGAGCACCAGATTTTAGAAGACTCGTACCTACAGTCAAGGCTATGTGTCCAGAAATAGATCCAGCTAGAACTTCTAATAGCTTCTTACAAAAGCTTAAGAAAAGGCACAGACCCACAGTTAGTATGGGGAGTCATGATAATCCACCACATCCTGACTCATCAGCTCCAGTTAAAGACACACTAGTGCCTGAGTTTCCATGTAGCACTGTCACAGGCCACGCTGTGATCTCATTCCCTGCCTCACACAACTATATCATATGTTGTCTTAGTTGTTTTCGTGTTCCCTTTGGCCCTAGTAACACTCAGTGGCCGTAGGAGCCACTTGTGGAGCGTCAACTGCAGTTTGTAATATACTATTTTAGGTTAGAGAGACAGacctatttattaatttatctttATTCCTTTTTCATTCAATTCCTACTTTTGATTTTATGTGAGACATTTTCTGAgacatgctaatatattttaatgatttatatgtatgtatgaaaTAAAAAGCTCTGTCTGGTTAAtacacattcaaataaatatcCACCCTCTCTGCTGATAGTATTGCAATAAACCAAAAAGGATCTGAGTTTGATAATACTTTATTAATACCCTACTTAGGCTACATATATTTTTAAGTTAAACAATAAAGTGTTGTACAATACTCTACTGTTGTAATACTGTAACTCTGTAATTGAGATTCAGTAGAAAGATTCACAAACAGATGACGACTGAGACTGTTAGTCATTCTGTATGTGTGAGTCAGTGGGTCCTTCATCCTTCATTTGAAACTGAGCTAACACCTCAGTCCAACTCCTCTGACTGCTGTCTCCGGAACTGTTTGCTTACTTGTTCCAGCCTTAATCTGTAGCTTCTCATGAGAATCCAATGAATGAAAACCctagaaaatacaaacaaaataacatCTGGAATTGAGTGTCACAAACCTACAAAATAATATGGTTTAAACATTTATCAGAATAAATGTGTTCACAATAATTCTATTTTATTACTTCACCTACAGAGGGATTTAGTTTGCTCTGGATTTCAGCAGAAAGAGTCGTAGGTGCCACCTGTGTCCTGAGTATCAGCTGTCGGCCTGGAACTTTATCTTTAAAGATGGGAGACCCGCTCCAGCCGTCGCATCCCTCACGTCAGACCTAATAATACACACTGACAACAGGCAGAGCGGGGCAGTGGGCAGCTGCTCTGACTGGCCCACAGGATCTGGTCCAggactatatatataaatgatagcAGGCATGTtgggagacaaagacacacagttgGAAAACAGCAGCGACAGTGTCACACTGGAAAGGCCGTCTGTTGGACTGATACAACAAATTTGATCACCATGTCACAGGTAAGTTAGCTGAATGGATTAATCACCTACATCTTACTCCAGTTTTTACAACAGATATCAATAATACCATGACTTTTATTTCCGCCCCTATCATTCATAATCTTCTTTCTTTACCAACTCCAGCCAGgcgaggtgaagaagaagaagcgccCCCCtatgaaggaggaggacctgAAAGGAGCCCGCAGTAAACTGGGACTGAAGGGCGAGGTCAAGAGTAAGACCTATGAGGTCATGGCAGAGTGCGGTGAGCAAAGCCTTTTACTTATGctatgtaaaaacacaacacgGCCTCCGATGTTGActctaaaaacacatttctactCTTGTTTTAATCCTGCTCAGCCTTGGGACGCCAATTATCATCCTTCATAACAGTTTTATATAATTTAACTATGCAATCGATCAACTTGTATAGAACCTTAGGATTAACAAGCTGGTTAATCATATATCACTATTTCATtatgctgtttgtttggcctcttcTATAGAAAACATATATCCTTGATCCATGAATGaaaaacattataaatacaatcacaatagaaacattgaagttgatacataaataaatatctaaacATACAATTCAATTATTAGAATATAGTAAATAAAATGCCTAATATGA
It encodes:
- the LOC128458171 gene encoding musculoskeletal embryonic nuclear protein 1 isoform X2 — translated: MSQPGEVKKKKRPPMKEEDLKGARSKLGLKGEVKSKTYEVMAECERMGKVAPSVFSGVRSGTETALDKPTAAKVPGASVFSK